A single Cannabis sativa cultivar Pink pepper isolate KNU-18-1 chromosome 7, ASM2916894v1, whole genome shotgun sequence DNA region contains:
- the LOC115697561 gene encoding protein SRG1 isoform X2, with protein MEKNSEINKLGSSIPVPLVQELAKEIGNNKNKVVPLRYQHPNQDSIIYNNTTFSSSSSNIPIIHFNKLVSSDKSTMESELQKLHLASKDWGFFQLVDHGVSPLLMENVKSRIKEFFNMPIEEKNKFRQQSGELEGLGQAFVVCEEQKLDWADMFYIVTQPNHLRKSHLLPKLPLPFRETLEAYSRELENVAKKVFDFMGKALGMEPNEMNEVLGEGWQSMRMNYYPPCPQPELVIGLNPHSDPVGLTILLQINETEGLQIKKDGVWIPIKPLPNAFIVNIGDMTEIITNGIYRSIEHRATVNAEKERLSIATFYGPSLYGDLGPTPSLVTPKTPVQFKRVNVVDYFKGVFARELRGKSYIDLMRVDSRDEGKNDLV; from the exons atggaAAAAAATTCAGAGATAAATAAGCTTGGGAGCTCAATTCCAGTCCCTTTGGTTCAAGAGTTAGCCAAAGAAATtggtaataataaaaataaagtagtTCCATTGAGATACCAACATCCAAATCAAGATTCAATTATTTACAATAATAccactttttcttcttcttcttcaaatatACCAATTATTCACTTCAATAAATTGGTTTCTTCTGACAAATCCACTATGGAATCAGAACTCCAAAAGCTTCACTTAGCTTCTAAAGATTGGGGTTTTTTTCAG TTGGTGGATCATGGAGTGAGCCCTTTACTAATGGAGAATGTAAAATCAAGAattaaagaatttttcaatatGCCAATAGAAGAGAAAAATAAGTTTAGGCAACAAAGTGGGGAATTGGAGGGATTAGGGCAAGCTTTTGTAGTGTGTGAAGAGCAAAAGCTTGATTGGGCAGATATGTTCTATATTGTCACTCAACCAAATCACTTGAGAAAATCTCATTTGTTACCCAAATTACCTCTCCCTTTCAG AGAAACCCTAGAAGCTTACTCAAGAGAGCTAGAGAATGTTGCCAAGAAAGTGTTTGATTTCATGGGAAAAGCCCTAGGAATGGAGCCAAATGAAATGAATGAGGTACTTGGAGAAGGGTGGCAATCTATGAGGATGAACTACTACCCTCCATGTCCTCAGCCGGAGCTTGTGATCGGCCTGAACCCTCATTCAGACCCCGTAGGTCTCACCATTCTTCTTCAAATCAACGAAACGGAAGGTctacaaataaaaaaagatgGGGTTTGGATCCCTATTAAACCACTTCCTAATGCTTTTATTGTCAATATTGGAGACATGACAGAG ATTATAACAAATGGAATTTATCGTAGTATTGAGCATCGAGCAACAGTTAATGCAGAAAAAGAGAGGCTTTCTATTGCTACATTTTATGGTCCGAGCTTGTATGGTGACCTAGGTCCAACACCGAGCCTTGTGACACCAAAGACACCAGTGCAATTTAAGAGAGTTAATGTTGTGGACTACTTTAAGGGTGTGTTTGCACGCGAACTTCGCGGTAAATCCTATATTGATTTAATGAGAGTTGATTCCAGAGATGAAGGTAAAAATGATCTTGTATAG
- the LOC115697561 gene encoding protein SRG1 isoform X1, with translation MEENKSEEIKLGGSLPVPLVQEVAKEIYNNNNKKIVPQRYQRPDQDHAIVINTTFSSSNNIPIIHFNNLFSSHKFTMESELQKLHLASKHWGFFQLVDHGVSPLLMENVKSRIKEFFNMPIEEKNKFRQQSGELEGLGQAFVVCEEQKLDWADMFYIVTQPNHLRKSHLLPKLPLPFRETLEAYSRELENVAKKVFDFMGKALGMEPNEMNEVLGEGWQSMRMNYYPPCPQPELVIGLNPHSDPVGLTILLQINETEGLQIKKDGVWIPIKPLPNAFIVNIGDMTEIITNGIYRSIEHRATVNAEKERLSIATFYGPSLYGDLGPTPSLVTPKTPVQFKRVNVVDYFKGVFARELRGKSYIDLMRVDSRDEGKNDLV, from the exons atggaaGAAAATAAATCAGAAGAGATAAAGCTTGGAGGGTCACTACCAGTGCCTCTGGTTCAAGAGGTAGCCAaggaaatttataataataataataagaaaatagttCCACAAAGATACCAACGTCCAGATCAAGATCATGCCATTGTAATTAATActactttttcttcttcaaataatATTCCAATTATTCACTTCAACAACTTGTTTTCTTCTCATAAATTCACTATGGAATCAGAACTCCAAAAGCTTCACTTAGCTTCCAAACACTGGGGTTTTTTCcag TTGGTGGATCATGGAGTGAGCCCTTTACTAATGGAGAATGTAAAATCAAGAattaaagaatttttcaatatGCCAATAGAAGAGAAAAATAAGTTTAGGCAACAAAGTGGGGAATTGGAGGGATTAGGGCAAGCTTTTGTAGTGTGTGAAGAGCAAAAGCTTGATTGGGCAGATATGTTCTATATTGTCACTCAACCAAATCACTTGAGAAAATCTCATTTGTTACCCAAATTACCTCTCCCTTTCAG AGAAACCCTAGAAGCTTACTCAAGAGAGCTAGAGAATGTTGCCAAGAAAGTGTTTGATTTCATGGGAAAAGCCCTAGGAATGGAGCCAAATGAAATGAATGAGGTACTTGGAGAAGGGTGGCAATCTATGAGGATGAACTACTACCCTCCATGTCCTCAGCCGGAGCTTGTGATCGGCCTGAACCCTCATTCAGACCCCGTAGGTCTCACCATTCTTCTTCAAATCAACGAAACGGAAGGTctacaaataaaaaaagatgGGGTTTGGATCCCTATTAAACCACTTCCTAATGCTTTTATTGTCAATATTGGAGACATGACAGAG ATTATAACAAATGGAATTTATCGTAGTATTGAGCATCGAGCAACAGTTAATGCAGAAAAAGAGAGGCTTTCTATTGCTACATTTTATGGTCCGAGCTTGTATGGTGACCTAGGTCCAACACCGAGCCTTGTGACACCAAAGACACCAGTGCAATTTAAGAGAGTTAATGTTGTGGACTACTTTAAGGGTGTGTTTGCACGCGAACTTCGCGGTAAATCCTATATTGATTTAATGAGAGTTGATTCCAGAGATGAAGGTAAAAATGATCTTGTATAG
- the LOC115697564 gene encoding oxoglutarate-dependent flavonoid 7-O-demethylase 1, which yields MVEEFFNMGIEEKNKFRQQIGDLEGLGQAFVVSEDQKLDWADMFFLVTLPKHLRKPHLLPKLPLPFRETIEAYSIELENIAKKVLDLMGKALGMKPNEMSELFGEGWQTMRMNYYPPCPQPELVIGLNAHSDSIGLTILLQINETEGLQIKKDGIWIPIKPLPNAFIVNIGDMLEIMTNGVYRSIEHRATVNAENERLSIGTFYGPSLYGDIGPAPSLVTPKTPAQFKTVRVEDYFRKFFARELRGKSYIDLVRSNPNKEG from the exons ATGGTTGAAGAATTTTTCAATATGGGaatagaagaaaaaaacaagtttaggcAACAAATTGGGGATTTGGAAGGATTAGGGCAAGCTTTTGTGGTTTCTGAGGATCAAAAGCTTGATTGGGCTGACATGTTCTTCCTTGTCACACTCCCAAAACACCTTAGAAAACCTCATTTGTTACCCAAATTGCCTCTTCCTTTCAG GGAAACCATTGAAGCTTACTCAATAGAGCTAGAAAATATAGCCAAGAAAGTGCTTGACTTAATGGGAAAAGCTCTAGGGATGAAGCCTAATGAAATGAGTGAATTGTTTGGGGAAGGATGGCAAACTATGAGGATGAACTACTACCCGCCGTGTCCTCAACCCGAGCTTGTGATCGGCTTGAACGCTCATTCGGACTCCATAGGCCTTACAATTCTTCTCCAAATCAATGAAACGGAAGGTCTTCAAATCAAGAAAGATGGAATTTGGATCCCTATCAAACCCCTTCCTAATGCTTTTATTGTCAACATTGGAGACATGCTAGAG ATTATGACGAATGGAGTTTATCGTAGTATTGAGCATCGTGCAACAGTTAATGCAGAAAATGAGAGACTTTCCATAGGCACATTTTATGGTCCGAGCTTGTATGGTGACATAGGTCCGGCACCAAGCCTTGTAACACCAAAGACACCAGCACAGTTCAAAACAGTTCGTGTTGAGGATTACTTTAGAAAATTTTTCGCACGCGAACTTCGCGGTAAATCTTATATTGATTTGGTGAGGAGCAATCCAAACAAAGAAGGGTAA
- the LOC115696796 gene encoding xyloglucan endotransglucosylase/hydrolase 2-like — protein sequence MRGIVVVMIFVLVLVSINTKSTSLVNGNLFEEFELTWGGQRAKIVEGGKVLTLSLDSISGSGFTSKRQYLFGRIDMQLKLVAGNSAGTVTAYYLSSQGVNHDEIDFEFLGNLSGDPYIVHTNVYTQGKGDREQQFYLWFDPTTNFHTYSILWNNHNIIFMVDNTPIRVFNNEERRGVPFPNKQPMKLYSSLWNADQWATRGGLVKTDWSKAPFNAYYRNFNDANACVVSRSSPPCTAKSSANAAVPLGLDAPGRRRLRWVQKYFMIYNYCNDLKRFPQGRPMECRFTKP from the exons atgaGAGGTATAGTAGTAGTGATGATATTTGTTTTGGTTTTGGTATCAATTAACACAAAGAGTACTAGTTTGGTAAATGGTAACTTGTTTGAAGAATTTGAGTTGACATGGGGTGGCCAAAGAGCCAAAATAGTGGAAGGAGGCAAAGTTCTCACACTCTCTCTTGACTCTATTTCTGGCTCAGGTTTCACTTCCAAAAGACAATACTTGTTTGGTAGGATTGATATGCAACTTAAGCTCGTCGCCGGTAACTCCGCCGGTACCGTCACCGCCTACTAT CTATCTTCTCAAGGAGTAAATCAtgatgaaattgattttgagtttTTGGGGAATTTGAGTGGTGATCCTTACATAGTACACACTAATGTGTACACACAAGGAAAAGGAGATAGAGAACAACAATTCTACCTATGGTTTGACCCCACAACCAATTTCCACACCTATTCCATTCTTTGGAACAATCACAACATCAT ATTTATGGTAGATAACACTCCCATAAGAGTTTTCAACAATGAAGAGAGAAGAGGAGTGCCATTCCCTAATAAGCAACCAATGAAGCTATACTCGAGCCTATGGAACGCTGACCAATGGGCAACGCGAGGAGGGTTAGTGAAGACCGATTGGTCCAAGGCTCCCTTCAACGCCTACTATCGCAATTTCAATGACGCCAATGCTTGTGTGGTGTCTCGATCATCGCCACCATGCACTGCCAAATCATCAGCCAATGCAGCTGTGCCACTAGGGCTCGATGCCCCCGGTCGAAGGAGGCTTAGATGGGTGCAAAAGTATTTCATGATTTACAACTATTGCAATGATCTGAAACGATTCCCTCAAGGCCGTCCTATGGAGTGTCGTTTTACAAAACCCTAG